One region of Xyrauchen texanus isolate HMW12.3.18 chromosome 11, RBS_HiC_50CHRs, whole genome shotgun sequence genomic DNA includes:
- the LOC127652068 gene encoding replication factor C subunit 1-like isoform X2, with protein sequence MDIRRFFAPTKPAAPKSSNGSTSTDEVKSPKSDEKPTGKRKKRVIIDSDSEEEKKTKKSTKETAAPTEKKHPVTYVSDSDSDETFVTLKKSSKPRENGTVKGKKASDSGKTKEVKTSSSKSPTKSPTTAVKGGTKSSHSITSPKTAPTPPKKTPTSVMDFFGSSSVQRSDKKMVASTSIKRKAVTEESFSDEGVARELQMDEDMEMEKQIHDDAEFARTLAMLDEAPLAKKARVDPVSPSQAKTLETKPKLKEPSPKTSPVKTSSKLAQMKRQQEQMNEERKKLVRGEKQIKISPKKEPISSNYSERAATPKTGRSSTPKSDGAPIKTSPTKPENISPEDIEKKHANTSAYRNYLNREGPRALGSKEIPQGAENCLEGCAFVLTGVLESLERDDAKSLIERYGGKVTGNISRKTTYLVLGRDSGASKTEKAESIGTKIITEDDLLDLIRTKPGKKSKYEIAAEAECKSAKTRTTNSGGKSTSLAKKASPQGPSPNKRSPFVGKSKPGSAATSGSPGASRSSSDVKKSLSFDQTKTTSTPDNDGSSLLWVDKYRPRSLKNLIGQQGDLSCANKLLRWLQNWHKNHSGNAKAPAKFGKFGSKDDGSGFKAALLSGPPGVGKTTTAALVCEELGYSYVEMNASCTRSKNSLKEVIAESLNNTSIKNFYTGASQTVSNKHVLIMDEVDGMAGNEDRGGIQEMIGLIKQSKIPIVCMCNDRNHQKIRSLANYCYDLRFQRPRVEQIKAAVMSIAFKEGLKIPPPALNEVILASNQDIRQVLHNLSMWSAKDKVMTYDQAKADANNAKKDMKLGPFDVCRKVFASGEETAHMSLIDKSDLFFHDYSLAPLFVQENYIHVRPAAAGGNLKNHLVLLSKAADSICDGDLVDKQIRSRQTWSLLPTQAIYASVLPGELMRGYMSQFPTFPSWLGKFSSAGKHSRIIQELASHMSLKTLSSKESINLDYLPYLHSAILEPLQSHGAEGASQSVTLMDSYNIIKEDVDNMMEIITWGGQPDPYSKLDSKVKAAFTRAYNKESHLTPYSLHVVKKSRKGAVDPELVGDLDNESQPQEEEEEDGLTTDAMIKQKKAKPAKEPKQAKAGDSGKGKGKGKGKGKEQRLR encoded by the exons ATG GACATCCGGAGGTTTTTTGCTCCCACCAAACCAGCGGCTCCCAAATCTTCAAACGGAAGCACCAGCACTGATGAA GTCAAAAGTCCCAAATCTGACGAGAAACCTactggaaaaagaaagaaaagagtcaTAATTGATTCAG ACTCTGAGGAAGAGAAGAAGACCAAGAAGAGCACTAAAGAGACCGCTGCCCCCACGGAGAAGAAACACCCAGTGACTTATGTGTCTGATTCTG ATTCAGATGAAACATTTGTGACTCTGAAAAAGTCCTCCAAACCCAGAGAAAATGGAACAGTTAAAGGCAAGAAGGCATCAGACTCGGGCAAAACAAAAGAGGTGAAAACGTCCTCCAGTAAATCTCCAACCAAATCTCCGACCACAGCTGTGAAGGGAGGGACGAAGAGCTCTCATTCCATCACCTCCCCAAAGACAGCACCAACCCCACCCAAAAAGACACCCACCTCAGTAATGGACTTTTTCGGGAGCTCCAGTGTTCAGAGATCGGACAAGAAAATGGTTGCTAGTACCAGCATCAAGAGGAAGGCA GTAACCGAGGAGTCGTTCAGTGATGAAGGCGTTGCAAGAGAACTTCAGATGGATGAAGACATGGAG ATGGAGAAGCAGATCCATGACGATGCGGAATTTGCAAGAACATTAGCCATGCTCGATGAAGCTCCCTTGGCGAAAAAG GCCCGTGTAGACCCGGTTTCCCCCTCTCAGGCAAAAACCTTAGAGACCAAGCCCAAGCTAAAGGAGCCTTCCCCTAAAACAAGCCCCGTCAAGACTAGCTCCAAACTGGCTCAGATGAAAAGACAACAGGAACAAATGAACGAGGAAAGGAAGAAACTAGTAAGGGGTGAAAAGCAGATTAAGATCTCTCCAAAGAAGGAGCCCATTTCATCTAATTACTCGGAGCGGGCAGCCACGCCCAAAACAGGAAGATCTTCAACACCTAAAAGTGACGGTGCACCCATTAAAACGTCACCAACAAAACCAGAG AATATAAGTCCTGAGGACATAGAAaagaaacatgcaaatacatcagCGTACCGTAACTATCTGAACAGAGAAGGGCCACGAGCACTGGGGTCGAAAGAGATACCACAG ggAGCAGAGAACTGTCTGGAGGGGTGTGCATTTGTGTTGACTGGTGTGTTAGAGTCTTTGGAGAGGGATGACGCGAAGTCACTGATAGAGCGATACGGCGGGAAAGTCACAGGAAACATCAGCCGCAAAACCACTTATCTTGTTCTGGGACGAGACAGCGGAGCCTCAAAGACTGAGAAG GCGGAGAGTATTGGCACTAAGATTATTACAGAAGATGACTTGTTGGATCTTATAAGAACCAAACCAGGCAAAAAGTCCAAATATGAGATTGCAGCCGAAGCAGAG TGTAAATCAGCTAAAACAAGGACCACAAACTCTGGAGGCAAATCCACTTCTCTGGCCAAAAAGGCCTCACCACAAGGACCCAGCCCCAACAAGAGAAGCCCTTTTGTGGGGAAGTCTAAGCCTGGCTCTGCTGCTACCTCTGGATCACCTGGAGCTTCTCGATCAAGTTCAGACGTCAAAAAGAGTTTAAGCTTTGATCAGACCAAGACAACATCTACCCCAGACAATGACGGGAGCAGCCTGTTGTGGGTGGACAAGTACCGGCCCCGCAGTCTAAAGAATCTGATTGGGCAACAAGGGGATCTGAGTTGTGCCAATAAACTTCTGCGTTGGTTACAAAACTGGCATAAAAATCACAGCGGCAATGCAAAAGCACCAG CTAAGTTTGGTAAGTTTGGGAGTAAAGATGATGGATCTGGATTTAAGGCGGCGTTGTTATCCGGGCCTCCTGGTGTTGGGAAGACCACTACTGCTGCTCTCGTCTGTGAG GAGTTGGGTTACAGCTACGTGGAGATGAATGCGAGCTGCACCCGCAGTAAGAACAGTTTAAAAGAAGTGATTGCAGAATCACTCAACAACACCAGCATTAAGAACTTCTATACTG GTGCATCTCAGACTGTGAGCAATAAACACGTCCTTATAATGGACGAGGTGGATGGGATGGCAGGAAATGAAGACAGAGGAGGAATTCAG GAGATGATCGGTCTAATAAAGCAGTCAAAGATTCCCATCGTCTGCATGTGCAATGACCGCAATCATCAGAAGATCCGCTCGTTGGCCAACTACTGCTACGACCTGCGATTCCAGAGACCCCGTGTTGAGCAGATCAAG GCGGCTGTGATGTCTATAGCTTTCAAAGAGGGTCTGAAGATCCCACCCCCAGCACTGAATGAAGTCATCTTGGCATCCAATCAGGATATTCGACAG GTGCTGCATAATCTGAGCATGTGGTCTGCTAAAGACAAAGTCATGACCTATGACCAAGCCAAAGCTGATGCTAACAATGCTAAGAAGGACATGAAACTG GGTCCGTTTGATGTGTGCCGGAAGGTGTTTGCCTCGGGAGAGGAAACTGCCCACATGTCTTTGATTGACAAGTCAGACCTTTTCTTCCACGACTACTCCTTAGCACCACTGTTTGTACAAGAGAACTACATACATGTCCGACCAGCCGCAGCAGG GGGAAATCTGAAGAATCATTTGGTGTTGTTGAGTAAAGCAGCAGACAGCATTTGTGATGGTGATTTAGTAGACAAACAGATCCGCTCCAGACAGACCTGGTCTTTGCTTCCCACACAG GCGATCTATGCGAGCGTGTTGCCTGGGGAACTGATGCGAGGTTATATGAGTCAGTTTCCAACCTTTCCCAGCTGGTTGGGCAAATTCTCATCAGCTGGCAAACACAGCCGCATCATACAGGAGCTCGCTTCACACATGAGTCTAAA GACGTTAAGCAGTAAGGAATCAATAAATCTGGATTACCTGCCATATTTGCATTCAGCAATATTGGAGCCTCTTCAGTCCCATGGTGCAGAGGGAGCCAGTCAGAGTGTTACGCTTATGGACAGTTATAACATCATCAAAGAGGATGTTGATAACATGATGGAGATCATTACATGGGGCGGACAGCCAGATCCTTACTCTAAACTAGACTCCAAG GTGAAAGCTGCTTTTACACGAGCATACAATAAGGAGTCCCATCTAACTCCATACTCCTTACACGTGGTTAAGAAAAGCCGTAAAGGTGCCGTTGACCCTGAGCTTGTTGGAGACCTTGACAATGAATCTCAGCCccaggaagaggaggaagaggacggGCTTACCACAGATGCCATGATCAAG CAGAAGAAAGCCAAACCAGCAAAAGAGCCCAAGCAGGCGAAAGCCGGGGATTCTGGGAAGGGAAAAGGCAAGGgtaaaggaaaaggaaaagaacaGAGATTGAGATAA
- the LOC127652068 gene encoding replication factor C subunit 1-like isoform X1, whose translation MDIRRFFAPTKPAAPKSSNGSTSTDEVTKKKQKSKPVKSPKSDEKPTGKRKKRVIIDSDSEEEKKTKKSTKETAAPTEKKHPVTYVSDSDSDETFVTLKKSSKPRENGTVKGKKASDSGKTKEVKTSSSKSPTKSPTTAVKGGTKSSHSITSPKTAPTPPKKTPTSVMDFFGSSSVQRSDKKMVASTSIKRKAVTEESFSDEGVARELQMDEDMEMEKQIHDDAEFARTLAMLDEAPLAKKARVDPVSPSQAKTLETKPKLKEPSPKTSPVKTSSKLAQMKRQQEQMNEERKKLVRGEKQIKISPKKEPISSNYSERAATPKTGRSSTPKSDGAPIKTSPTKPENISPEDIEKKHANTSAYRNYLNREGPRALGSKEIPQGAENCLEGCAFVLTGVLESLERDDAKSLIERYGGKVTGNISRKTTYLVLGRDSGASKTEKAESIGTKIITEDDLLDLIRTKPGKKSKYEIAAEAECKSAKTRTTNSGGKSTSLAKKASPQGPSPNKRSPFVGKSKPGSAATSGSPGASRSSSDVKKSLSFDQTKTTSTPDNDGSSLLWVDKYRPRSLKNLIGQQGDLSCANKLLRWLQNWHKNHSGNAKAPAKFGKFGSKDDGSGFKAALLSGPPGVGKTTTAALVCEELGYSYVEMNASCTRSKNSLKEVIAESLNNTSIKNFYTGASQTVSNKHVLIMDEVDGMAGNEDRGGIQEMIGLIKQSKIPIVCMCNDRNHQKIRSLANYCYDLRFQRPRVEQIKAAVMSIAFKEGLKIPPPALNEVILASNQDIRQVLHNLSMWSAKDKVMTYDQAKADANNAKKDMKLGPFDVCRKVFASGEETAHMSLIDKSDLFFHDYSLAPLFVQENYIHVRPAAAGGNLKNHLVLLSKAADSICDGDLVDKQIRSRQTWSLLPTQAIYASVLPGELMRGYMSQFPTFPSWLGKFSSAGKHSRIIQELASHMSLKTLSSKESINLDYLPYLHSAILEPLQSHGAEGASQSVTLMDSYNIIKEDVDNMMEIITWGGQPDPYSKLDSKVKAAFTRAYNKESHLTPYSLHVVKKSRKGAVDPELVGDLDNESQPQEEEEEDGLTTDAMIKQKKAKPAKEPKQAKAGDSGKGKGKGKGKGKEQRLR comes from the exons ATG GACATCCGGAGGTTTTTTGCTCCCACCAAACCAGCGGCTCCCAAATCTTCAAACGGAAGCACCAGCACTGATGAAGTGACTAAGAAGAAACAGAAATCAAAACCA GTCAAAAGTCCCAAATCTGACGAGAAACCTactggaaaaagaaagaaaagagtcaTAATTGATTCAG ACTCTGAGGAAGAGAAGAAGACCAAGAAGAGCACTAAAGAGACCGCTGCCCCCACGGAGAAGAAACACCCAGTGACTTATGTGTCTGATTCTG ATTCAGATGAAACATTTGTGACTCTGAAAAAGTCCTCCAAACCCAGAGAAAATGGAACAGTTAAAGGCAAGAAGGCATCAGACTCGGGCAAAACAAAAGAGGTGAAAACGTCCTCCAGTAAATCTCCAACCAAATCTCCGACCACAGCTGTGAAGGGAGGGACGAAGAGCTCTCATTCCATCACCTCCCCAAAGACAGCACCAACCCCACCCAAAAAGACACCCACCTCAGTAATGGACTTTTTCGGGAGCTCCAGTGTTCAGAGATCGGACAAGAAAATGGTTGCTAGTACCAGCATCAAGAGGAAGGCA GTAACCGAGGAGTCGTTCAGTGATGAAGGCGTTGCAAGAGAACTTCAGATGGATGAAGACATGGAG ATGGAGAAGCAGATCCATGACGATGCGGAATTTGCAAGAACATTAGCCATGCTCGATGAAGCTCCCTTGGCGAAAAAG GCCCGTGTAGACCCGGTTTCCCCCTCTCAGGCAAAAACCTTAGAGACCAAGCCCAAGCTAAAGGAGCCTTCCCCTAAAACAAGCCCCGTCAAGACTAGCTCCAAACTGGCTCAGATGAAAAGACAACAGGAACAAATGAACGAGGAAAGGAAGAAACTAGTAAGGGGTGAAAAGCAGATTAAGATCTCTCCAAAGAAGGAGCCCATTTCATCTAATTACTCGGAGCGGGCAGCCACGCCCAAAACAGGAAGATCTTCAACACCTAAAAGTGACGGTGCACCCATTAAAACGTCACCAACAAAACCAGAG AATATAAGTCCTGAGGACATAGAAaagaaacatgcaaatacatcagCGTACCGTAACTATCTGAACAGAGAAGGGCCACGAGCACTGGGGTCGAAAGAGATACCACAG ggAGCAGAGAACTGTCTGGAGGGGTGTGCATTTGTGTTGACTGGTGTGTTAGAGTCTTTGGAGAGGGATGACGCGAAGTCACTGATAGAGCGATACGGCGGGAAAGTCACAGGAAACATCAGCCGCAAAACCACTTATCTTGTTCTGGGACGAGACAGCGGAGCCTCAAAGACTGAGAAG GCGGAGAGTATTGGCACTAAGATTATTACAGAAGATGACTTGTTGGATCTTATAAGAACCAAACCAGGCAAAAAGTCCAAATATGAGATTGCAGCCGAAGCAGAG TGTAAATCAGCTAAAACAAGGACCACAAACTCTGGAGGCAAATCCACTTCTCTGGCCAAAAAGGCCTCACCACAAGGACCCAGCCCCAACAAGAGAAGCCCTTTTGTGGGGAAGTCTAAGCCTGGCTCTGCTGCTACCTCTGGATCACCTGGAGCTTCTCGATCAAGTTCAGACGTCAAAAAGAGTTTAAGCTTTGATCAGACCAAGACAACATCTACCCCAGACAATGACGGGAGCAGCCTGTTGTGGGTGGACAAGTACCGGCCCCGCAGTCTAAAGAATCTGATTGGGCAACAAGGGGATCTGAGTTGTGCCAATAAACTTCTGCGTTGGTTACAAAACTGGCATAAAAATCACAGCGGCAATGCAAAAGCACCAG CTAAGTTTGGTAAGTTTGGGAGTAAAGATGATGGATCTGGATTTAAGGCGGCGTTGTTATCCGGGCCTCCTGGTGTTGGGAAGACCACTACTGCTGCTCTCGTCTGTGAG GAGTTGGGTTACAGCTACGTGGAGATGAATGCGAGCTGCACCCGCAGTAAGAACAGTTTAAAAGAAGTGATTGCAGAATCACTCAACAACACCAGCATTAAGAACTTCTATACTG GTGCATCTCAGACTGTGAGCAATAAACACGTCCTTATAATGGACGAGGTGGATGGGATGGCAGGAAATGAAGACAGAGGAGGAATTCAG GAGATGATCGGTCTAATAAAGCAGTCAAAGATTCCCATCGTCTGCATGTGCAATGACCGCAATCATCAGAAGATCCGCTCGTTGGCCAACTACTGCTACGACCTGCGATTCCAGAGACCCCGTGTTGAGCAGATCAAG GCGGCTGTGATGTCTATAGCTTTCAAAGAGGGTCTGAAGATCCCACCCCCAGCACTGAATGAAGTCATCTTGGCATCCAATCAGGATATTCGACAG GTGCTGCATAATCTGAGCATGTGGTCTGCTAAAGACAAAGTCATGACCTATGACCAAGCCAAAGCTGATGCTAACAATGCTAAGAAGGACATGAAACTG GGTCCGTTTGATGTGTGCCGGAAGGTGTTTGCCTCGGGAGAGGAAACTGCCCACATGTCTTTGATTGACAAGTCAGACCTTTTCTTCCACGACTACTCCTTAGCACCACTGTTTGTACAAGAGAACTACATACATGTCCGACCAGCCGCAGCAGG GGGAAATCTGAAGAATCATTTGGTGTTGTTGAGTAAAGCAGCAGACAGCATTTGTGATGGTGATTTAGTAGACAAACAGATCCGCTCCAGACAGACCTGGTCTTTGCTTCCCACACAG GCGATCTATGCGAGCGTGTTGCCTGGGGAACTGATGCGAGGTTATATGAGTCAGTTTCCAACCTTTCCCAGCTGGTTGGGCAAATTCTCATCAGCTGGCAAACACAGCCGCATCATACAGGAGCTCGCTTCACACATGAGTCTAAA GACGTTAAGCAGTAAGGAATCAATAAATCTGGATTACCTGCCATATTTGCATTCAGCAATATTGGAGCCTCTTCAGTCCCATGGTGCAGAGGGAGCCAGTCAGAGTGTTACGCTTATGGACAGTTATAACATCATCAAAGAGGATGTTGATAACATGATGGAGATCATTACATGGGGCGGACAGCCAGATCCTTACTCTAAACTAGACTCCAAG GTGAAAGCTGCTTTTACACGAGCATACAATAAGGAGTCCCATCTAACTCCATACTCCTTACACGTGGTTAAGAAAAGCCGTAAAGGTGCCGTTGACCCTGAGCTTGTTGGAGACCTTGACAATGAATCTCAGCCccaggaagaggaggaagaggacggGCTTACCACAGATGCCATGATCAAG CAGAAGAAAGCCAAACCAGCAAAAGAGCCCAAGCAGGCGAAAGCCGGGGATTCTGGGAAGGGAAAAGGCAAGGgtaaaggaaaaggaaaagaacaGAGATTGAGATAA
- the LOC127652088 gene encoding 60S ribosomal protein L9 encodes MKTILSNQTVDIPDNVEVSLKGRTVLVKGPRGTLRREFNHINLELSLLGKKQKKLRVDKWWGNRKELATVRTICSHVQNMIKGVTLGFRYKMRSVYAHFPINVVMQESGTLVEIRNFLGEKYIRRVRMRQGVSCAVSAAQKDELVLEGNDIELVSNSAALIQQATTVKNKDIRKFLDGIYVSEKGTVVEPES; translated from the exons ATGAAGACCATTCTCAGTAACCAGACTGTGGACATCCCCGACAACG TCGAGGTGTCCCTCAAGGGTCGTACAGTTTTGGTGAAGGGACCCCGTGGCACTCTCCGCCGGGAGTTCAACCACATTAACCTGGAGCTCAGTCTGCTGGGCAAGAAACAGAAAAAG CTGCGTGTGGACAAATGGTGGGGTAACAGGAAGGAGCTGGCCACAGTCCGCACCATCTGCAGTCATGTCCAAAACATGATCAAGGGGGTCACTCTG GGCTTCAGATACAAGATGCGATCTGTATATGCCCATTTCCCCATTAACGTGGTGATGCAGGAGAGTGGTACTCTGGTGGAGATCAGAAACTTCTTAGGGGAGAAGTACATCCGCCGTGTCCGCATGAGGCAAG GTGTGTCATGTGCTGTGTCAGCTGCTCAGAAAGACGAGCTGGTTCTGGAGGGTAATGACATTGAGCTGGTGTCAAACTCTG CGGCCCTTATCCAGCAGGCAACCACAGTGAAAAATAAGGATATCAGAAAATTCCTGGATGGTATTTACGTCTCTGAGAAGGGAACTGTAGTGGAGCCCGAGTCATAG